A genome region from Eurosta solidaginis isolate ZX-2024a chromosome 2, ASM4086904v1, whole genome shotgun sequence includes the following:
- the LOC137239570 gene encoding zinc finger protein 135-like → MPQTITDHNQNSNEPLAAVTVQNCKQNAGTAYEPTPLFDHTYAANIGFSKKSPAKCLSLQHSQSQLRDSTLVQNELQVYSNNDYHSDSTQKQHFSLTQGILKISYVEKYIDDSMITSDPSITCNQNNSVKLSTDDLSTTTDNGNDKTQMEHDADRRVFYGFECVLTECASNLEENYNNENDEDDDDYDDENQNVEIINKSIVDHITNKVANASNDYCRDNRYNETQMQSNVTAKSIATKKTITKSKPRLKEKRPERKPGKKVFLTSFSQNGKVDIIYTCSKCSLRFQHKSHFTIHMESKHSCRDLPTYTCAECWQLFEDEPSLQAHMNHEHPLLVLEFPCLLCERKCASELDLAKHKAEDHFEKRKFDCTDCGQRFISREVLNVHLTIHSLHSSQNADLKKHPWEEIKKQMQRKKYTKISNEEQLESSIIDILYTCPKCSLRYQHKTHFTTHMRNEHSCYGSPNYTCADCLQLFDDEDSLRTHITLDHPLTILEVPCLLCERKFPSESALSRHKIRYHFVERKNVCKECGENFTNKKLLRTHARIHYTRNRPTVKPPEAYHIISKNFACDQCDAAFADSTGLRMHKLLIHTKKLPT, encoded by the exons ATGCCTCAAACAATCACAGATCATAACCAAAACTCCAACGAGCCTCTTGCGGCAGTCACAGTACAAAACTGTAAGCAAAACGCTGGTACAGCATACGAGCCTACCCCACTGTTTGACCATACGTATGCGGCTAATATCGGCTTTTCTAAAAAATCGCCAGCGAAATGTTTGTCATTACAACATAGCCAGTCACAACTTCGGGACTCTACATTAGTCCAGAACGAATTACAAGTATATTCAAACAATGACTATCACTCAGATAGCACACAAAAGCAACATTTTAGCCTTACCCAAGGCATCTTAAAGATTTCTTACGTGGAAAAATATATTGATGATTCGATGATAACGTCAGACCCATCAATAACATGTAATCAAAACAATTCTGTAAAGCTTAGCACAGATGATTTATCAACAACTACCGACAATGGTAATGATAAAACCCAAATGGAACACGATGCAGACAGACGCGTATTTTATGGTTTTGAATGTGTGTTAACCGAATGCGCCAGCAATCTCGAAGAAAATTATAATAACGAAAATGATGAGGATGATGATGATTATGATGATGAAAATCAGAACgtagaaataataaataaaagtattgtTGATCATATAACAAATAAAGTTGCTAACGCATCAAATGACTACTGCAGAGATAATAGATATAATGAGACACAAATGCAAAGTAACGTAACAGCGAAATCAATAGCTACAAAAAAAACTATAACGAAATCAAAACCAAGATTAAAAGAAAAAAGACCGGAAAGAAAACCGGGAAAAAAAGTTTTCTTAACAAGTTTCAGTCAAAATGGCAAAGTGGATATTATATATACGTGTAGTAAATGCTCATTACGTTTTCAACACAAATCACATTTTACAATTCATATGGAAAGTAAACACTCATGTCGTGATTTACCAACTTATACCTGTGCTGAATGCTGGCAATTATTTGAGGACGAGCCTTCATTACAAGCTCATATGAATCACGAGCACCCATTGCTAGTTTTGGAATTTCCTTGCTTGCTATGTGAACGCAAATGTGCTAGCGAACTTGATTTGGCCAAACATAAAGCAGAAGATCATTTTGAGAAACGTAAATTTGATTGTACAGATTGCGGCCAACGTTTTATAAGTAGGGAAGTTCTAAATGTACATTTAACTATACACTCACTTCATTCTTCACAGAACGCTGATTTAAAAAAG CACCCGTGGGAAGAGATCAAGAAACAAATGCAAcgtaaaaaatataccaaaatatCTAATGAGGAGCAATTAGAAAGTTCGATCATTGACATTCTTTACACTTGTCCGAAATGTTCATTACGTTATCAACATAAAACACATTTTACCACTCATATGAGAAATGAACACTCATGTTACGGTTCACCAAATTATACTTGTGCTGATTGTTTGCAATTATTTGATGACGAGGATTCCTTGCGAACTCATATAACTCTTGATCATCCACTTACAATACTGGAAGTTCCGTGTTTACTGTGtgaaaggaaatttccaagcgaATCAGCTTTGTCCCGACATAAAATACGATATCATTTCGTGGAacgtaaaaatgtttgtaaagaaTGTGGCGAAAATTTTACTAACAAGAAACTGCTACGAACACATGCGAGGATACATTATACGAGGAATCGTCCAACTGTAAAG CCTCCTGAAGCATATCacataatttcgaaaaattttgctTGTGACCAATGCGATGCGGCTTTTGCTGACTCTACGGGTCTACGCATGCATAAATTATTAATCCATACAAAGAAATTACCAACATAG